GCCAGCCTGATGCGGTTTTTCCGCTTCGGCAGCGCCGATGGCGCGCCCGTGGTGCCCCGCTCGGAAATCCTGTCGTGCCGCGCCGTCCGGCTGGACAAGGCCATGGCCGCCCGCTTCGGACTGGACAGCGGCGCGCGCGGGCTGGCGATCTCGCGCCGCCGCTGGCTGGACGAGACGCCACGATTGCTGGAATCGATCTGGCTGCCGCTGCCGCGCTGCGAAGCCCTGCAGCAGCTGCCACCGGCGCAGTGGGGCGACCTGCTCTATCCGCTGCTGGGCAGCGCCTGCGGCGTCACGGTCCATCGCGCCGTCGACGAGGTGACCTTCCGCACGCTCGCGGCGGACGAGGCCGGGTTGCTGGCGCTGCCCGATGCGCATCCGTGCGCGGTCGTGACCCGGCACGCCTTCGACCTGGCCGGGCATTGCATCGAATACCGGCTGACGCGCGGCGACGCCTTCGCCTTCCGCTATACCGCCGACGTCCGCTGACGGACCGGCACCGAGGAGACCGACCCATGCACGCTCGCCACGCGTTCGCCGCCACAGCAACGGCGCTGATCGCCATGACCACGCCCGCGCAGGCGGCCGATCCCGCCGCAAGCTGGCCGGCACGTCCCCTCACCATCGTGGTGACGTACCCGCCGGGTGGCGGCGCAGACCTGATGGCGCGGTTGATCGCGCCGGCGCTCGGGCGCGAACTGGGACAGACCGTGGTGGTCGAGAACCGGCCCGGTGCGGGCGGGCAGATCGGCGCCGCCTATGTCGCCAAGGCGGCGCCCGACGGCTACACGTTGATGGTCGATGCGTCGTCCTATGCCGTGAATCCGAGCCTCTATCCGCGCCTGCCCTACGATCCGGACAAGGCGTTCCGGCCGCTCGGCGTACTGGCGCGCTATCCCAACGTGCTGGTGGCCACCGCCAGCTTTCCGGCGGGCAAGGTCAGCGATGTCGTGGCCATGGCCCGGCAGAAGCCGGGCTCGGTGGCCTTTGCCTCCTCGGGCAACGGCTCGGCGCAGCATCTGGCCGGGGTCCTGTTCGAGCAGCGCGCCGGCGTCGACCTTCTGCACGTGCCCTACAAGGGCGGCGGCCCAGCCATGACCGATGTCATCGCCGGCCAGGTGCCGCTGTTCTTCGCCAACGTGGCCTCGAGCCTGCAGCACATCCAGGCCGGCAAGCTCAAGCCGCTGGCGGTGACCAGCCTGTCGCGCACCACGGCGCTCCCGGCCGTGCCGACCATGCAGGAAGCCGGCGTGGCCAGCTACGAGGTCTACGAATGGAACGCGGCGTTCGTCCCCGCCGCGACACCGGAGCCGATCGTCGCGAAGCTTGCCGACGCGCTGCAGAAGGTCATGACCAGTGCACAGATCCGGCAACGCGTGGCCGAGCTGGGTGGCGAGGTGGTGGCGGCACCGCCGGCGCAAGCGCGACAGTTCATCGACGGGCAGGCGCGGCTATGGGCCAGGGTCATCCGCGACGGCAACATCAAACCCGAATAACAACTCAAACCCCGCGCCCCTATCACCCCTATCGAGAGCCTATCTTCCCCATCGCCCCAGCCGCGCCACGGCGGGGCTACCGCAATTCCAGGAGACAAGCATGACCGCAGCCAACCCCTTTCGCCGCCAACTGCTCAAGGCCGGCGCAGCGCTCGGCGCGTGCGCGCTGGCGCCCACCCTCGCCCGCGCGCAGGCCTGGCCGGCCAAGCCGATCCGGCTGGTGGTGCCGTTCGCGCCGGGCGGCAGTTCCGAGATCGTTGCGCGCTCGACCGCGGCGGAGCTGACCAAGCTGCTCGGCGTGTCCGTATTCGTCGAGAACAAGCCGGGGGCCGCCGGCAATATCGCGATGGGCGAAGTCGCGCGCGCCGACGACAACCACACGCTGATCCTCGGCCATATCGGCACGCTCGCGGTCAACCCCTTCATCTTCGCGAAGCTGCCGTACGACCCGGTCAAGGACTTCCGCGCGATCTCGCTGCTGTCCAAGGTGCCGAGCCTGTACGTGGTCCATCCCGACGTGCCCGCGAAGAACCTGAAAGAATTCGTGGCGCTCGCCAAGAGCAAGCCCGGCAAGCTCAACTATGGTTCAGCCGGCAACGGCAGCGCCGGCCACCTGGCCTTTGAATACCTGAAGGCCGCCACCGGCACCTTCATTACCCACGTGCCGTACCGCGGCAGCGGCCCGCAGATCACCGACCTGCTGTCCGGCCGGCTGGAAGCCGCCGCGGTCGGCGCGCCCGCAATCCTTCAGTTCATCAAGGCCGGCAAGGTGCGCTGCATCGCCACCGGCACGACCCAGCGCATCGCGCAGTTGCCGGACGTGCCGACGGTGGCGGAGCAAGGCTATCCCGGCTTCGAGATGACGCAGTGGTATGGCCTGCTGGCGCCGGCATCACTGCCCCAGCCTGCCGCCGACAAGCTGGCCGACGCCACCATGAAAGCCGTGAAGAGCCAGAGCTCGGTCGAGCGCCTGAGCGCGGACGCGGCCATCGTGGTGGGCGGCACGCCGGCGGAATTCTCGCGCTTCATCGCGCAGGAGCAGCAGCGCTGGAAGCCGATCATTGCGCGGGCCGGTATCAAGCCGGACTGAGCGTATCGGTCCGCTCGTGGCTCAGGGCTTTTCCTGCCACACCGCGATGCCGCCCGAGGTGCCGGCGCGGCCATCCAGGCTGATTTCCACACGGGTCAGGTCTTCGCCAACCAGAACTTCACCGGCGTAGGTCTTGCGGACCCGCTCGACGATCTGC
The sequence above is a segment of the Cupriavidus sp. MP-37 genome. Coding sequences within it:
- a CDS encoding GntR family transcriptional regulator; amino-acid sequence: MPDNALHQTTTAAAGLSRYGQIAAALQARIVSGAWTPGSAIPAEGALAKEFGIALGTIRQAIAVLVQQGLLERVQGKGTFVRKGLSGASLMRFFRFGSADGAPVVPRSEILSCRAVRLDKAMAARFGLDSGARGLAISRRRWLDETPRLLESIWLPLPRCEALQQLPPAQWGDLLYPLLGSACGVTVHRAVDEVTFRTLAADEAGLLALPDAHPCAVVTRHAFDLAGHCIEYRLTRGDAFAFRYTADVR
- a CDS encoding tripartite tricarboxylate transporter substrate binding protein produces the protein MHARHAFAATATALIAMTTPAQAADPAASWPARPLTIVVTYPPGGGADLMARLIAPALGRELGQTVVVENRPGAGGQIGAAYVAKAAPDGYTLMVDASSYAVNPSLYPRLPYDPDKAFRPLGVLARYPNVLVATASFPAGKVSDVVAMARQKPGSVAFASSGNGSAQHLAGVLFEQRAGVDLLHVPYKGGGPAMTDVIAGQVPLFFANVASSLQHIQAGKLKPLAVTSLSRTTALPAVPTMQEAGVASYEVYEWNAAFVPAATPEPIVAKLADALQKVMTSAQIRQRVAELGGEVVAAPPAQARQFIDGQARLWARVIRDGNIKPE
- a CDS encoding tripartite tricarboxylate transporter substrate binding protein encodes the protein MTAANPFRRQLLKAGAALGACALAPTLARAQAWPAKPIRLVVPFAPGGSSEIVARSTAAELTKLLGVSVFVENKPGAAGNIAMGEVARADDNHTLILGHIGTLAVNPFIFAKLPYDPVKDFRAISLLSKVPSLYVVHPDVPAKNLKEFVALAKSKPGKLNYGSAGNGSAGHLAFEYLKAATGTFITHVPYRGSGPQITDLLSGRLEAAAVGAPAILQFIKAGKVRCIATGTTQRIAQLPDVPTVAEQGYPGFEMTQWYGLLAPASLPQPAADKLADATMKAVKSQSSVERLSADAAIVVGGTPAEFSRFIAQEQQRWKPIIARAGIKPD